In Gadus chalcogrammus isolate NIFS_2021 chromosome 13, NIFS_Gcha_1.0, whole genome shotgun sequence, the genomic stretch TTggatatatattcaatatatccaatatatattttcgatatattgaatatatacatAGGTACTGGATATATTCAATATCCAGCCAATTTAGCCTGCCATATTCATCATCCCTCTCCTATTTGTTGTTAGCAAAGTCTGAGAAACGTATTGACGGTTGAGTGTTACTGAAAAGACAACATTTTCTTCATTATAAAGTCTTCGGCTTTGAACTTCAAGTGACCTTTCtccatgttgtttgtggatttaaatgataatttttcatgccaaGGAAACTAAAAATTTTCgggaagaagtttgataattttaggttttatgtgaggccgctttgtgaactacagctcttcgctgctctcgacgcataggatatacgtcaccacacccgcacttggaactcggcacagagatggcacatagagatggcagtggcacataactaaaactctccagATGCCCCGAATTATAGTGGTTTTCatctctttctatgcttttatcctcgccttgaaaaaaaagtgacgtatatcatatgcgtcgagagcagcgaagagctgtagttcacaaagcggcctcacaacctaaaattatcaaacctcttcacgaaaatgtttagttttctttgcatgaaaaattatcatttacatccacaaacaacatgtgtaatccagggcatataaagactgggaccagaaaataattattttctctccattgacacccattcatatttttcgatctcataggtcccatgagctctaccggaaggggcgtgacttcgccactgcGCGTTCACGCGAAGGGGGGGTTGTAATATGCGGGGGGTCGAAATTTGGCACAACTGACACCGTCCGTCCGTCGCTCTTAGTTCCCCTCGCTCAGGGCGGGCTTCTCTGAAGTGTCAGTTCACCAAACGACAATCGGGTATTTAACTTGTCTAAACTAACCGTGTACACTTTAACATGAACCACATCGAGGCCACCAGTCATTCTGACCAAACCTTGGAGACACATTTTGACATGCGTTTAAAAAGATTAATATGAATAAGTCGAACTAGCTAGCGGCATACAGCTAGCGGCTACATGCTAATTCAAAGCAAACAAATTACACATTAAGAACAACCTGAACGCACCATCCAGGCCTGGGAACACTTAATTTCTGCTTTTATATTCTAAACGATCGCTTCTtgttttaaagtattttataCATATTCATACTAAGGGTTACATTGACAACAATCAATACCATATGGTTTGAGACTGAATGTCACATTACAGGGAGTCAGGCGAATGATAATGCTACCAAATCGACGTGTGATCGATATTTTAATCAGGTATTATTAATCAAGTGTAATTTTAATCAGGTGTTTATCAGGTGTTCAAAATGGGCAAAAACAAAAGAGCGTGAAGCTCGATCGGTCGCGGATCGGAGTGACCCGCCCCGAGAGGAAAGGGGGACTAACCAAGGACCGGGTTGGTCTTAATGAGTCCCCAGGTCTTTGCTGTGCCTGGACACTCCCAAACGGAAGGCAGCCTGTCCCATCCAGGCGCCTCAGATATCAGTTTACCCCCAAGGTAGGCTCACTTATTCAAGCTTCAGTTAACTTGtttcacacattcaaacaagaCAACTTAAAAGTAATATATTAAGTGCCTTACAATGTAAAAATCGTTCTGACTTCAGTGTTTAATTTTAATTGCATTCTAACTAGGACTCTCCTCAGTCCACTGGCAGAGAGGGGAAACCTCCGTTTTGTTATCTCGCTCTTTCATCTCAATGAAAAAGGTTGCGACACCGGAGGATTGCTCAAGGGCTTCTTTCTCCGAGGCACTGAATGCAGCCATTGGCCGGAAAAGAGGGATGACCCAGAGGCGCCGAGTGTGGACTGAGCGGTTAAGTTCGGAGCCCTTCTCCAATGACGACCGTGACACCGGTTgctgctcccctcctcctgagAGTGACGATGAACCCTCCGACCTGCTGTTTGGGGGTCAAACGTCTCCCAGGCTGCCGTTTGTGGAGACAGAGACCGAAGAGCAGTCCAGCCTGAAGCCTAAACGCATGGCGTTTTCCCCCCAGCCCTCCAGCTACCCCTCGGGTAACCATGCTTCTCCTGTCGCTGCCCAGGGCGTCGCCTACTCCTCCCcggcctcgtcctcctcccctggGCAGATCGTCCGACACGGAGACGCGTCTCCCCAGCTCCCCCAGAGAACCCTCTTCCTGTCCCCCAGGCAGCCGTCCTACTATCCAGACTATACCACACCACCACGCGAGGAGCCCTTTGGAGGGCGTCCATCTCCAAACACTCCCCCCCGCTCTTCCTCGCACGATCCTTACGCCCTGCCCACTTGCTCGGGGAGAGGTCTGCCGTCCACGCCGAGcggcctccccctctccagcctgtttctctctcctctctacccctGCCTCACCTCCGTCACGCCTCGCAGGCATTCAGACGTGGGCGTGGACctgcccttctccccctcctattACCCCAGCAGCCCCACCAAGAAGAGGCTGTCCACCGGGGCAGAGCCCCTCTGGACCACCAGCAGCGCGCCGGCGGGGGGCCACACGGGGTTCATAGACACCCATTGTCACCTGGACATGCTGTTTGGGAAGGCGGGCTATCGGGGGTCCTTCAGTCGCTTCAGGGAGATGAACCGGAGCACCTTCCCCGCCGAGTTCAGCGGCTGCATCGCAGACTTCTGCAACCCCCGTCTGATGCTGAGGGAGGCGCTGTGGGAGGGCCTGCTGGCGGAGGACCAGGTGTGGGGGGCCTTCGGCTGTCACCCCCACTTCGCCAAGGAGTACTCGGATGTCCATGAGCGAGCCATCCTGGGGGCCATGCGCCACCCCAAAGCCGTCGCCTTTGGAGAAATCGGTCTGGACTATTCTCACAAAAACAGCACGCCGACTTCAAAGCAGAAGCAGGTGAGGTCCTCTTTAATAGGCAGAGTGGATTGAATGAATGTCCCTCATGAGATTAATTTAAACTTCATCATAGTTTTGTTCATGTGTCTAGAAATGGATGGAGGCTACGTCCTCGTCTGGTCACATTAACAGTCTGTGATTAGTTTGGACGCTGTGAAGGTCATCTTCAGTTTGGCTCCCCCAGGTGTTTGAGCGCCAGCTCAGGCTGGCTGTGTCCATGAATAAGCCGCTGGTGATCCACTGTCGAGACGCAGACGACGACCTGCTGGTCATCATGAAGAAATGTGTTCCTCGGGACTACAAGATCCACAGGTATGCATGTGACACCTCCGTTGTCTGCAGTCTCACCGGGTTCGTCATCACGCCCAACGAGGAATCCTAATGTAGTTTCAGTAGCATGGTTCCCCTTGGTTACGGCCCTGGTTACTGAACGTTGTTTAAGGCCTTGACTAGGGGGGTACAATCGGTAGGGTCGGTCAAGTGGCCCAATCTAACAACACTGAATCCATTCTAATACAAGGCCTTTTTACAACCACAATATATAAATCACGACTAGtaattcttaaaatatttttaacaatatggtatattgtttctccttcttctgaaaaatgtacttattctaAGTCGCTTTAGATGAAGCGTCTGGTCCAAGATACCCTCTCTTCCCAGCTGCCGTGCTGGAGTGGGACTGAAAGTGTTTTGGTAGAGGACTGTCTCTTCTCCACTGTGACTGGGCCCCATAATCCCTACTTGCAACTAGTATGCAGACAACAAGCTTTACACAGTAAACATGTTGGCACTGGCTTTACGAAGGGTGCGACTCCCTACCTCACTTGCATCAGTGTTCCTCAGTCCTACAAGGTGTGCTCCAGCAACACGGGGCCCACTGAAAGTCTTAATATAAATGCAAGCCACTTATTTTTGTGTAATCAGAACCCCCCCAATCAGCCAAACTGTGTACCAAGGAAAACATTGTCCTCTCTTCCCCTACAGAAAAAAAGATAGAAGCGTCCGCTAAATGTTCTCCATGTAAATGTTATTGTAGGTTTGTGAGACAGCCTCTCTGCCCCTGTCGGTTCATCTCTCTTCTCTGCGCTGCAGGCACTGTTTCACCAACAGCTACCCGGTGATCGAGCCGTTCCTGGAAGAGTTCCCCAACCTCTGCGTGGGCTTCACGGCGCTGATCACCTACCAGCGGGCCGCCGAGGCCCGGGACGCGGTCCGGAGGATCCCCCTGGACCGCATCGTCGTGGAGACCGACGCTCCATACTTCCTCCCCAGACAGGTAGAGATTTTCcaataccattttttttttttttaccttaccgattcctgaacttgagtgTCGGCCGGTAACAAGTGTAGAtaccgatacagcatctagcattgtaactcctaatagcacttgttcttattgaagcGTTCTCTTACGATGACGGCAATGTTTAGTCGGTTAATTTACTGTCGGATGCAGCATGACATCGTAGTGTTTGATGTTCTCTACTTGTGTAGTGAAAGAGCTAGACATGTGATGATGTCGGACCGGCGCATTGCATACTCGCTGATGCCGCGTTTCAGGCAACATCGGAGGAACGTCTCTGTGCGCTTGTGTTCCTCAGCTTGGCAAAGCGGCCGGTCGATTCGCCCATCCGGGAATGGCCATCCACACGCTGAGGGAGATCAGCCTGCTGAAGGGCCAGGACCTCCCCACGGTGTTCACCGCGTTGCGCGCCAACACCCGCGCGCTGTATGGGGTCTGAGCGCCGTCGCTGTTAGCATCACCGGCGCGCTGTACAGGGTGTGAGTGCCGCCGCCGTTGGCTACACCACCATGCTTTATGGGGTGTGAGCGCCGCCGGCGTTAGCATCACCAACGCACTGTATGGCCCGGGTTGTGAGCGCCGCACTAAGCAACACCATCTCTATTCCTTTAGCATGAGCCCCTTTAGCACTGAGAGAGCGTTTTTTTGGTGGTTTGGTGTTTACCAATTTTCTAATTATCTTTGTAATTTGTAATTGAAATTGTTGGTATTTGTCGTGTTGTTTGAACCGGTTCTGGGCCGTTCCGGCCCATCAGGAATGACTTATTGTATGACTCTAGTGCAGCCGGTTCTTGTACTACTTTTCATACTTCCTATTCAACATTTGAAAAGTTTGAATTGTACATCTACAAGTCGTGGATTTGCAACCATCAATTTCTACTCAAAATGTCCTGACCTCTTTAAAGAGCAGTTTGTTAACGTTTGTTAACATGCTCTAGTTTCACATCCTCTGGTGTCCTGCTGTTCATTTGGCATGCTGTTGTAGTGATGGAATACATTTGTAGCTACCTTAATCAAAGGTTTTCTTCCTATTGGAATGGAGTCTGGTTTAAGTCTCCAGGGCCTCATTCAAGGACTCGTTCATTAGAGCTGTTTGTTAGCACCTCAGTCTTTCTCAAGTTCATCTCTTCTATCCTCTTCTTCAAACTGCTTATGGCCTTATCATCTCTTCCAGGTGTGTTTTAAATGAGTGAGGGAAGCTGGGTTAGGATTGTGTGCACAAGCATTAAACGGTTGAAGACTACTGGAGGTTACCTTGATTGCAGGCACCAGGCCAGCTTCGGACTAATTTCACAGCAGTCAAGTTCATATACATCAGAATTCTATTCTTAATATGAGGAACAAATGAGTACTGTGTCATTTGCCCTAAATGTTGCACATACTTTTCTATATAGCCCTTTGTTAAATGTATAGATTTGACATgctcaaaataaaacaaaacaaatggatAATTTGCATAGATTTTCAGACTTTAATTATTAAATTGATGTGAACATGCTTATCGATGTCCAGAGCTTTGAAGGTCActctgtaacaaacaaacaagatttTATGTAAATAACAAGAGTTGCAAGTTATAGTATATTTGAACGAGTTTAGTAGACTGAGAGAGTAAAACGAGAAAAAAAATCACCTGTGGCATCGGGGTCTCCCATGATGTTCTGCAGCAGTTGGTGCAGCGCCCGGTAGACCTGGAACTCCTCCTCATGCAGGGTGAGGCCGACCTCGAAGGGTGCTGCCAcctgctggggggaggggagatggcTGACGGGGTCTGAgggcagcagggggcgctggctGCTGTCGTCGCCTACCGTAGCGTAGCTCCTGTCGTGCAGCGGGGGGGCCAACTCCATCACTTGACGACCGCCGCGAGGCTTTCCTTTGTCCTGAAGGGGAAACGTTTATATGGTTGAACGTGCAGGGCGCATTGATGTCAGGACATCACTGGGTTAAAACGGCGGCAAGGAGACCCTTCAAATGTACTGAAGTGGATTAGGGCCACGGGAATTTTTGAGTTCTGAATTTTTAGACAACATTTTGAGATTTAAATCCGAATTTTAATCTCGGAATTCTTATTTGaaaatcagaattctgagattaagatcagaactcaaaaaaaaaactgcccttacccctaacccctaatcCTAATCCTTTACCCTTACACTTACCCCTAACCCTTATCCtatccctaacccttacccttacccctagcCCTTACCCTACCAGGGGTTTGTGAGCAGGGCTGAGGAAGGTGACGCCTGCCCGGGACGGCTGGCAGCAGAAGGCCAGAGAGCACAGGAGGAGGATCACGGAGACGGCCTCTGGCTTCATGGCTGGGCTGGGGAGAAGGAAGGACCCATGGAGGAAATGAGCAAAGGCACGCGTTGATGGTGGTTTCTGTGAATCCAGTCGTACTCACCAGTGGTTCTGTTCCTGATGTGGGTTGAGTGCGTCAGGTCCAGGCTACATTTATACCATTTGCCCTCATTGTCCCTCGTGTCAATAACCGGTTAATGTTAGATATTGTTTGACTTATCAAAGGATTTAATCGATAACAAAGCAGGCATTGCTCTGTTGTGACCTGCAACAGGGCTTCTTATCAGACCATGGTCCATTAACGAGCCGATCAAAACAGGGATGCAGCGGTCGCTGATACAGGTTGCCCAACGACTGGAAGTTAGTTCCAATTTATAACGCTTTTTATATGACTGGGATAGACTGATAATAATGCATTTATAGCATTGGGCGACACAAATCCAACCATTAAATTTTCATTGAATTAGAATTGAGGTTAGCCTAACTTTAAATTCAGGTTACTAAATttactgtgtgtgcgcgcccacATGTTTATGCAGAAATTGTAAACGCCTCTGATTGTGTCAATATGTATCATACAAATATCATGTCACGTTAGACACAAACATTAGTATAAAAAGGTTTTCTACCCTTTTGGTTCCGTTGTAAATGTACCAGAGATCCACCAGGTGGCACTCACCCCAACGACCAGAGAGATCCACCAGATGGCGCTCACCCCAATAAACCAGAGATCCACCAGGTGGCGCTCGACCCCCGTAGCCTGGATTCCTAATGAACCCCCGAGGAAGAACCATGTTGACGGCTACTGTAAGATAGCAGTACATAACAGGAATAAACATGGACAAGAAGAAACCTTTCAAAGTGACATCTTCTTCCGTGAGTGCCAACATAGATCTACTGCTGTACTATCTATACATGTCTGAATTTGGTCAGAAACACTTGTTTTCTTAACGTGAGCGCTATGTTAGCTCCGTTAGCATCAGAGCtcctgctgagtgtgtttgcCCTGATTCCTCAGCTGGTGGACCTGAAGGCTGAACTCTACAGGAAGCAGGAGCAGTGCAAACACGAGAAACTCTGCCAGGAAAATGGTGCAACTGGCGTCAAAACCAAAGTCACTGTCAAGGTAGGTTCTCGGTTTAGACGACAATAAGCCCAACAGCCTCAGACCTGCTCTGCTAGTGTAAGGTGTTCTAAGATGATCTCATCTGGACCAGTAGAAACCCAACGTGTGGACCAAGCAGAACGAGGGTGTGTCTGAACGGAATCAGAAGGATGTGGAGCAGGCGTCCGAAGTGGAGATCAACCTGGATAAGTCCAGGTGAGAGTCACACAAGCCTCCACTGTACACTAGATTAGTATTTAATCAACTAAATCCACTGTACACTAGCTGTATTTAATAAACTACTTTCTATTGAAATCCATCCGTTGTTATGTTTGTGAATAGGAGCAAATTAGAAGAAAAGGCCAAACTCTACGAGCAAATGATCAAAGGGAACCTTCCAGGTGAGTCCATCCCCCATTCTAGAATGGAAGGATTTACATGAATAGTGTTTCATTAAGGGTTCAAACTGCTTGTGCTGGGGCAACACAAGGTACAACGGCTTGTGTCTCCTTGTTTGTCCCACGTCAGATGAGGAGACGGAGGCCATGTTTCTGGTCGATTTCACCCAGAAGATTATCGACCGGAAGAAAGAAACCCGGGACCAGatggagagggaagaagaggagagaaccATGGCCGCCCCCGTCCCGGAGCCCCAGAACCCGGGGGAGGAGTGGTGAGTCCAGACCAGCTCTCTATGAGCCGTAGCCGACCACAGTCCGTAACCTCCTTCCTCTTTATGGGGGTTTTCACATGCATGCATCAATTATATTCATAGCATTTACCTATCACAGAAAAATGATAACATTATTATAAAAATTAGAAGATGACCCTATTGTAATGGTTAATATAAACCCCTTGAAGGCTAAGAATGCCTTTTGTTTCTCTGTAGGGTGGATTATGTGGACGGTCTCGGGCGCTCTCGGAGGTGCATGAAGAGAGATCTGCCGGGCTTCAGGAAGATGGATCAGAGTCTCACTGGCACAATGTAAGCAACTCCGTACAGCAGGTAGTGTGAAGGCCTCGTCCCTCTTCTGGATGGTCCTGAAACGCTGTGTTCTCTCCTCAGAAACATTCAGTCTTTTCTGAATTCCAAAGGCAAGTTCTCAGGTGTACAACAGAATGGTGGATGTGAAAGCAACCCGCCCACAGAATGATGTCAGCCAATAGAGTGCCTGCTTCACACAAAGCCTCAAATAGAAATACTACAAGGACCGACCAGAATAATAACAGTATACAATGAAACTGTTTGGTGCATTGAATCTTTCAGTGAACAGCAGGGAGTTTAAAGAAGACATTGATGATGGTTAGTGAGGACCCCGCCTtcaatgtaaagcgtcttttagtgtctagaaaagcgctataaaaattcaaacaattattattGCCGTTCATATGACTGAGGATAAAACCTGCTCTCCTTCTGATTGATCTTGACCTTTAAATCGTCCGCCCCGAGACCTTGTGTCTCAGCAATACTTCAGAGTTAAACTTAGGCCTGCGTTCTTTCCATTGAACCTATCCCTGTGGTGTTCTCCGTAGAAACACGTCCACAGAGAAGACCCTGCTGTCGGAGGACATGCGGCGCGACCTGCAGCGACAGCAgtgggagcgggaggaggaggaggcgatgaGCAGGCCCATCGGGCCCGTCCACTTTGAGGACATCAGGGAACAAGGTGGGTGGGAAGCTGCGCAATCGCGGGAACCTCTGGCTCCCTGTCCCCTTTTGTGGTGACATGTGAATGACTTTGGCATGGCGTGGGGACATGAAAGACGTTTCCTTTCCCTCTCAGAGGCTCGTGAGCTCGGTGTGGGCTACTTCGCCTTCTCTCAGGACCGGGAGCAGCGCGACAAGCAGAGGGAGACCCTGGACATGCTCAGAGACCAGGTAGGGGCTGGGGACACCGGGAGGTACCGGGAACTATAGTCCCTAATGAGTTCATTATTAAACACTTATCTGCCAAGTCCTGAGAGTCACATCCTCCATCCGTGCGTCAGACTCTGACGCACACGTCGGGTggtaccggtgtgtgtgtgtgtcagactctTGACACACGTCAGGTGGTACTGGTGTGTGCGCGGCAGACTCTGACACAAACATCCGGTGGTACTGATTCCCGTGTCAGACTCGTGACACACGCGTCAGGTGGTACTGGTGTGTGCGTCAGACTCTTGACACACCGTCAGGTACTGGCGTGTGCGTGCTGCTGTGAACCGTCTCCCTCCTCGTCTCCCAGACCACAGAGCAGCGCGGTAAGCGAGAGCTGCTGAAGGACAAGAGGAAGGCGCTCCTGCAGGCGCGCCTGGCAAAGGTGAggcagaggaagatgaagggGAGGCCCGAGGACGAGCTGAAGACGGAGGAGGTCGAAGGTCAGCGTTCAACCCCTCCCGGCGCCCACACGTCCCCAGCTCGCTGTCGTAGCCACTAGTAAGGGATCGCTGTTTTTTCCCGTTTCTTCCAGACGAGGGAGAGGACGCGATCGGCCCCTCGCCCGCGGCCCCGGAGAACCCAGTCGTCAGGCCGGACCGccgagtggaggtggaggtccagGAGAGGAAGGACACCAGGCCCGGGGTTCCCCACGTCAGGGAGTGGGACCGCGGCAAAGGTGAGCAGCTCCGATACGAACCGAGTTATGATGTCGAAGACTGGGGCGCTGCACCAAACCTCAGGTTATTGTTTGGTTGGTGGATGAAGTTGTGTTTGTGGTCCAGAGTTCATGCTGGGTGAATGGACGGACCGCCGGCGGCAGGAGAGGGACTCGGAGTTCGCTCCTCCGTCCGCGTACTACGCCGAGAAGAGGCCGCGGCAGGAGAGGTCCTCCGCTGGCGGGAGGTCCTTCGCTCAGGAGAGCACCTCCAGGATGTCCTTCAAGTGGTCGGGCAGCTCAGCAAAGAGCTCCTCCGGCCGGGAGGAACCGGAGCCTGAAGGACCCCCGGTCGGACCCCCGGTCGCCCCCCCTCAGCTCCGCCCCACGGCGCCCGTTGCCATGGCGCCCGTTGCCACGGCGCCCGTTGCCACGGCGCCCGCTCCAACGCAGAGCCGAGCGGCACCGCGACATGAGCCCCCCAGGCCTGCCGCTGCACCGACCACGCCGTCGAAGCCGCCGCCCCCGGCGGTACCCTACAcccagggccccgcccccttcagcTTCCCCTTCCCCGCGCCCCCACAGCGCTCTCCCTTGGAACCTCCAGCCGGACCCCCGGCCTACGCTGCTCcgcctcgcccccctcccccgttccCCCCTCAGTACCCTGGGCAGTACtcccctctctatccccctcccccacagagtCTCCCTCGACCGCCCCCCCCTGGGGAACAGCCACTGTACCCCCCTGGGAGTCAGGCCCTGTACCCCCCAGGGGACCAGCCACTGTACCCCCCTGGGAGTCAGGCCCTGTACCCCCCTGGGAGTCAGGCACTGTACCCCCCAGGGGAACAGCCACTGTACCCCCCTGGGAGTCAGCCACTGTACCCCCCAGGAGAACAGCCACTGTACCCCCCTGGGGACCAGCCCCTGTACCCCCCTGGGAGTCAGGCCCTGTACCCCCCAGGGGATCAGCCACTGTACCCCCCAGGGGATCAGCCACTGTACCCCCCTGGGGCCCAGGCCCTGTACCCCCCAGGGGAACAGCCACTGTACCCCCCTGGGGCCCAGGGCATGTACCCCCCTGGCTGCCCGCCCACGGCCGGCTCCCAGAGCCTGGATGACATGCTCTCCTTCTACAAGAGCTCCTCTTAGAGTTCACCTCTGAGCCCTTAGAGCTCATTCGAGTTCAGCGCTCTGAACAGTCAGCGCTCCTATAGAGTTCAGCGCTCTGAACAGTCAGCGCTCCTATAGAGTTCAGCGCTCTGAACCATTAGAGGTCCTATAGAGTTCAGCGCTCCTAGAGTTCAGCGCTCTGAACCATTCGAGCGCATATAGAGTTCAGTACGCTGAACCATTAGAGCTCCTATTAGTGTTCAGCGCTCTGAACAGTTAGAGCTCCTATAGAGCTCCTACACTCAACAATCAGTTAAAATGTGGACTTGTGCTTCTAAGATGCGAGTTGTTGTATCTTACCGAAACCTTCCCATAGGAAAGAGATTGAAACTGCCTTTTGCTGTTTGAGCCTTTATTAACATCTAACGGTGATGTTTACACGAGTGAAGTCCTTTGCAACTAAACATGTATATTATACATTTAGTCTTGAGGTTTTTGTTTC encodes the following:
- the ccdc174 gene encoding coiled-coil domain-containing protein 174; the encoded protein is MDKKKPFKVTSSSLVDLKAELYRKQEQCKHEKLCQENGATGVKTKVTVKKPNVWTKQNEGVSERNQKDVEQASEVEINLDKSRSKLEEKAKLYEQMIKGNLPDEETEAMFLVDFTQKIIDRKKETRDQMEREEEERTMAAPVPEPQNPGEEWVDYVDGLGRSRRCMKRDLPGFRKMDQSLTGTINTSTEKTLLSEDMRRDLQRQQWEREEEEAMSRPIGPVHFEDIREQEARELGVGYFAFSQDREQRDKQRETLDMLRDQTTEQRGKRELLKDKRKALLQARLAKVRQRKMKGRPEDELKTEEVEDEGEDAIGPSPAAPENPVVRPDRRVEVEVQERKDTRPGVPHVREWDRGKEFMLGEWTDRRRQERDSEFAPPSAYYAEKRPRQERSSAGGRSFAQESTSRMSFKWSGSSAKSSSGREEPEPEGPPVGPPVAPPQLRPTAPVAMAPVATAPVATAPAPTQSRAAPRHEPPRPAAAPTTPSKPPPPAVPYTQGPAPFSFPFPAPPQRSPLEPPAGPPAYAAPPRPPPPFPPQYPGQYSPLYPPPPQSLPRPPPPGEQPLYPPGSQALYPPGDQPLYPPGSQALYPPGSQALYPPGEQPLYPPGSQPLYPPGEQPLYPPGDQPLYPPGSQALYPPGDQPLYPPGDQPLYPPGAQALYPPGEQPLYPPGAQGMYPPGCPPTAGSQSLDDMLSFYKSSS
- the LOC130402441 gene encoding ghrelin-like isoform X3, whose amino-acid sequence is MKPEAVSVILLLCSLAFCCQPSRAGVTFLSPAHKPLDKGKPRGGRQVMELAPPLHDRSYATVAAPFEVGLTLHEEEFQVYRALHQLLQNIMGDPDATE
- the LOC130402441 gene encoding ghrelin-like isoform X1, whose translation is MKPEAVSVILLLCSLAFCCQPSRAGVTFLSPAHKPLDKGKPRGGRQVMELAPPLHDRSYATVGDDSSQRPLLPSDPVSHLPSPQQVAAPFEVGLTLHEEEFQVYRALHQLLQNIMGDPDATE
- the tatdn2 gene encoding putative deoxyribonuclease TATDN2, which gives rise to MTQRRRVWTERLSSEPFSNDDRDTGCCSPPPESDDEPSDLLFGGQTSPRLPFVETETEEQSSLKPKRMAFSPQPSSYPSGNHASPVAAQGVAYSSPASSSSPGQIVRHGDASPQLPQRTLFLSPRQPSYYPDYTTPPREEPFGGRPSPNTPPRSSSHDPYALPTCSGRGLPSTPSGLPLSSLFLSPLYPCLTSVTPRRHSDVGVDLPFSPSYYPSSPTKKRLSTGAEPLWTTSSAPAGGHTGFIDTHCHLDMLFGKAGYRGSFSRFREMNRSTFPAEFSGCIADFCNPRLMLREALWEGLLAEDQVWGAFGCHPHFAKEYSDVHERAILGAMRHPKAVAFGEIGLDYSHKNSTPTSKQKQVFERQLRLAVSMNKPLVIHCRDADDDLLVIMKKCVPRDYKIHRHCFTNSYPVIEPFLEEFPNLCVGFTALITYQRAAEARDAVRRIPLDRIVVETDAPYFLPRQLGKAAGRFAHPGMAIHTLREISLLKGQDLPTVFTALRANTRALYGV
- the LOC130402441 gene encoding ghrelin-like isoform X2, whose protein sequence is MKPEAVSVILLLCSLAFCCQPSRAGVTFLSPAHKPLDKGKPRGGRQVMELAPPLHDRSYATQVAAPFEVGLTLHEEEFQVYRALHQLLQNIMGDPDATE